In the genome of Ferrovibrio terrae, the window CGGCCAAGGCCGCGCCTTTTAGGAACTTGCGTCGTTGCATTGTTTATCTTCTCCCTGTTTGACGGGCCGGACTCTGTCGGCCCGATTACCCACCGTCCTTGCAGACTGACGCTGCTTAAGACGATGGAGGGAGATTACGGGATCAGTTTCATCAGAACAATGACTGATAAAGAAAAGCCCCGCAGGGCGGGGCTTTTCCATAGTTCGTATACTGAAAGTCTTTAGGCTGTTGTATCAGCCCTTCTTCGCAGGGGCCTTGCTCTTGCGTTGGCTGGCGGCCGACATGAAGTTGTCGAAGGTGCCTTCAGCAACACGGAACCACAGCAGCTGGTCATCGCGATACTTCACCCAGCTGTCGTAGACCTTCTTGAACTTCGGATTGGCAGCAGCGACTTCGGCGTAGACTTCGTTCGTTGCATCGAAGCAGGCTTCCATCACCGCACGCGGGAACGGGCGCAGCTGCGTGCCGCTCGCGACGAGCTTCTTCAACGCAACCGGGTTCTGCGCATCGTACCTGCCGAGCATCCAGTTGTTGCATTCCGCGCTGGCGGCTTCGAGGGCAGCCTGATATGGCTTCGGCAGGCTCGCCCACTGTGCGTTGTTGACGTACAGCGAGACCTGCGGACCGCCTTCCCACCAACCCGGATAGTAGTAGTACTTGGCAACCTTGTTGAAGCCGAGCTTCTCGTCATCATACGGACCCACCCACTCGGCGGCGTCGATGGTGCCCTTTTCAAGCGCCGGATAGATATCGCCGCCAGCGAGCTGCTGCGGTACGACGCCCAGCTTGGTGAGGATCTGGCCGGCGATGCCTGCGATACGGAACTTCAGGCCCTTCAGATCTTCAACGGTCTTGATTTCCTTGCGGAACCAGCCGCCCATCTGCGTGCCGGTGTTGCCAGCCGGGAACTGCACGATGTTGTAGTCCTTGAAGAACTCACGCATCAGTTCGAGGCCGCCGCCATTGCGCATCCAGGAATTCTGCTGGCGCACGTTCAGGCCGAAGGGCAGGCAGGCGTCGAAGGCGAAGGTCGGGTCCTTGCCGACGTAGTAGTAGCTGACGCTGTAACCGGCTTCGACGGTGCCAGCCTGAACGGCATCGAGCACCTGCAGACCCGGGACGATTTCGCCGGCGGCGAAGACGCGAATCTGGAACTTGTTGTCGGTCAGCTCAGCGACGCGCTTGGCCAGCTGCTCGCCACCGCCGTGGATGGTGTCGAGGCTCTTCGGGAAGCTGGTGGGCATACGCCACTTGATTTCGGGCAGGCTCTGCGCGAGCGCGGGGGCCGGGAAGCTTGCGGCAGCGCCTATGCTGCCCGCGCCGGCAATGGCCGCGCCTTTCAAGAATTTACGACGAAGCATGTTTGGTCCTTCTCCCTAGCGTGTCTGTCAGCCGGTATTCCGGTCCGGAAATTGAGGCTACAGGAACTACGTGTACACGGAGAATCCGTATACGTCGGGGGAAAATACCCCTCTAGGGAACCCCAGGCAAGAAACCCGGATCAGACAAAGGTGGGAACGGCGGGGGCCGCTTGAGGTATCGGATCGGCTTCCTGGTCGAGGAGTCTCCAGCCCTCCTGGGTGAGGGCTTCGAGCGGCCGGAATCGGCTCTTATAGGCCATCTTCCGGCTCTCCGAGATCCAGTAGCCAAGATAGACATATGGCACGCCCAGGTCGCAGGCGTTCTGGATATGCCAGAGGATGATGAAACTGCCCGGACTGCGGTTTTCGAAGTCAGGATCGAAGTAGCTGTATACCAGCGAGATGCCGTCGTTCATCTCGTCGATCAGGCAGACGCCGAACAGGCGGCCGTCGGCGTTGCGGAACTCGGTCAGGCCGCTGCGCACCGGACTGTCTTCAACCATGGCGCGGTAATCGGCGAATTCCATATCGGCCATACCGCCGCCATCGTGGCGCGCGGTCACATAGCGGCGGAACACCTGGTAATGCTCGCGCGTCGCGTAGGCCGGCAGGCGGCGTGCCATCACACCGCTATTCCGCCGCAGCACTCGGCGTTGTGCCTGATCGGGCTGGAAGTCGGCGGCGGGTACGCGCACCGGCACGCAGGCATTGCAGTTCTCGCAGGCTGGCCGATACGCCAAATCCTGGCTGCGGCGGAAGCCCGCCTGGCTGAGCGCATTGTGCAGCCCATCGGGATCGTCACCGGCCAACAGTGTCACTACCTTGCGCTCCAGCCGGCCCTGCAGGTAGGGGCAGGGCGTAGGCGGCGTCGCAAAGAAGTGCCGCAAGGGTATCTGCAGGCGATGTTTCACGTCGCAGTCCGTCCGCGTGAGAGTCGGATTGAGATTAGCGTAATTGACCGGCTTGGGGAGGGGGTAATCTGCGCTTTTCTCACATGCGGCCCAGGCGGCGAACCACCATCGTGCCGCAAAGCTGGTCATGCAGGCAGCGCCGGCGATTGCTGAACAGCGGCCAGAGCAGGATCAGTCCGCCGGTGAAGCTGGTTGTAACGTAAAAGACCGCAGTATGCAGTAAAGCCTGGATATAACCCGGTTTACCGCCATCCCACACCCGCACCTGCAACCCGAAGAGACGCATGCCTAAGGTTGCAGAGCCCGAACCGCCGATAGTGAGGGTGTGATAGGCGACGGGTATGGCAGCCGCTAGCAGAACCAGCAACGGCGTGGCGAGGCCGAAAGTGATTACCGTGAAGAAGACCAAAGCGACCTTGTAGACCAGCAGCAGGCCCAGCAGGATGCAGAGGTCGATGAAATAGGCTAGGCAGCGTCGCCATAGCAGGCCATCGAACTGTGCGGGATCAGAGAAGGGATCCACGACAGGGATCGTGGTCGACGCAAGTTCAGAAGGTGGTTTTTGATCTGACACGATCAGCGACTCGGCATGACGCGGATCTGACTGTTGCTGCCCGGTCCGTTGAGCCCCGGCGGCGGCGGCGGCGGCGGCGCCGGGTTACGCAACGCGCCGGGATTGACCCGACCCGGCGTAAAGCCGCCGCTGTTATTGCTGCCTGCGCCACCACTACGATTGCCGCCAGGCGTGTTATTGCCACCGGGTGCGGCCTTCGGCACATCGCTCAGCAGCAGGATCGCGATGCGACGGTTACGCGCA includes:
- a CDS encoding arginyltransferase, which codes for MKHRLQIPLRHFFATPPTPCPYLQGRLERKVVTLLAGDDPDGLHNALSQAGFRRSQDLAYRPACENCNACVPVRVPAADFQPDQAQRRVLRRNSGVMARRLPAYATREHYQVFRRYVTARHDGGGMADMEFADYRAMVEDSPVRSGLTEFRNADGRLFGVCLIDEMNDGISLVYSYFDPDFENRSPGSFIILWHIQNACDLGVPYVYLGYWISESRKMAYKSRFRPLEALTQEGWRLLDQEADPIPQAAPAVPTFV
- a CDS encoding TRAP transporter substrate-binding protein, with the protein product MLRRKFLKGAAIAGAGSIGAAASFPAPALAQSLPEIKWRMPTSFPKSLDTIHGGGEQLAKRVAELTDNKFQIRVFAAGEIVPGLQVLDAVQAGTVEAGYSVSYYYVGKDPTFAFDACLPFGLNVRQQNSWMRNGGGLELMREFFKDYNIVQFPAGNTGTQMGGWFRKEIKTVEDLKGLKFRIAGIAGQILTKLGVVPQQLAGGDIYPALEKGTIDAAEWVGPYDDEKLGFNKVAKYYYYPGWWEGGPQVSLYVNNAQWASLPKPYQAALEAASAECNNWMLGRYDAQNPVALKKLVASGTQLRPFPRAVMEACFDATNEVYAEVAAANPKFKKVYDSWVKYRDDQLLWFRVAEGTFDNFMSAASQRKSKAPAKKG
- a CDS encoding RDD family protein; translated protein: MDPFSDPAQFDGLLWRRCLAYFIDLCILLGLLLVYKVALVFFTVITFGLATPLLVLLAAAIPVAYHTLTIGGSGSATLGMRLFGLQVRVWDGGKPGYIQALLHTAVFYVTTSFTGGLILLWPLFSNRRRCLHDQLCGTMVVRRLGRM